From a single Miscanthus floridulus cultivar M001 chromosome 8, ASM1932011v1, whole genome shotgun sequence genomic region:
- the LOC136469604 gene encoding probable kinetochore protein NDC80, producing the protein MDQATKGFCEDQRRPCGVAPSTASEATPALDASVIRNLDSAFSRGDSAAASLCSSGPATAGAGVGAAPNFYDSATQTAALRVVNAFLAPAAALRGPLPAAGDIQAALHLLVDRLHLPRNDATFEDDLIQDFLLLECPYKVTSSALKALGAPHSWPVLLSVLHWLTLLCYSQGDDLDAPGDPSNDLLLHTTQSYSHFLLGDAAAVAALDEQYASNARMTGEASIATVRALEKEAEELETKVNKLISGPSRREALEAEKEALIADIQKFEAVVNASQYEDDEAFARALQDAEERDVADRPMALVGIGDWRAMEQDDAGDEEEDEDDGVHTQDAWEDVDPNEYSYEELIALGEVVGTESEGLAADTIASLPSVTYQAQGKQDGNMEASDILINQNSSADVLFVVWSLTEGESLVALPCKHPYHSECINQWLQLKKVCPMCSAEVSTSVNKQA; encoded by the exons ATGGATCAAGCCACCAAGGGTTTTTGCGAAG ATCAGCGGCGACCATGCGGAG TGGCACCCTCCACCGCATCCGAGGCCACCCCAGCGCTGGACGCCAGCGTCATCCGCAACCTCGACTCCGCCTTCTCCCGCGGCGACTCCGCGGCCGCCAGCCTCTGCAGCAGCGGCCCCGCCACCGCCGGTGCGGGcgtcggcgccgcccccaacTTCTACGACAGCGCCACGCAGACCGCCGCGCTCCGCGTCGTCAACGCATtcctcgcccccgccgccgcgctcCGGGGGCCTCTGCCCGCCGCGGGCGACATCCAGGCGGCGCTCCACCTCCTCGTCGACCGTCTCCACTTGCCCCGCAACGACGCCACGTTCGAGGATGACCTCATCCAGGACTTTCTCCTTCTCGAGTGCCCCTACAAGGTCACCAGCTCCGCACTCAAGGCCCTCGGCGCCCCGCACTCGTGGCCAGTGCTGCTCTCCGTACTCCACTGGCTCACCCTCCTCTGCTACTCCCAAGGAGACGACCTGGATGCCCCGGGCGACCCATCCAACGATCTCTTGCTCCACACCACCCAGAGCTACTCCCACTTCTTATTGGgggacgccgccgccgtcgcggccCTCGACGAGCAGTACGCCTCCAATGCCCGGATGACTGGTGAGGCGTCCATTGCAACAGTTCGTGCCCTggagaaggaggccgaggaactGGAGACCAAGGTGAATAAGCTCATCTCGGGTCCTTCGCGTCGGGAAGCACTGGAGGCAGAGAAGGAGGCCTTGATTGCTGATATTCAGAAGTTTGAGGCAGTGGTGAATGCTTCGCAGTACGAGGACGACGAGGCCTTCGCGCGCGCCCTGCAGGATGCCGAGGAGCGCGACGTCGCCGACAGGCCCATGGCGCTCGTTGGGATCGGTGATT GGAGAGCAATGGAGCAGGATGATGctggggacgaggaggaggacgaagatGATGGGGTTCATACACAG GATGCATGGGAAGATGTTGACCCAAATGAATACTCTTATGAG GAGCTAATTGCATTGGGTGAAGTTGTCGGTACGGAAAGCGAAGGCCTTGCTGCTGACACTATTGCTTCATTACCTTCGGTAACTTACCAGGCACAAGGCAAGCAAGATGGCAACATGGAAGCA AGTGATATCCTAATCAATCAAAACTCATCTGCAGATGTGTTATTTGTCGTGTGGAGTTTGACTGAAGGCGAGTCATTAGTTGCACTTCCTTGCAAACACCCATACCATTCTGAGTGCATAAACCAGTGGCTGCAGTTAAAAAAG GTATGCCCGATGTGCAGTGCTGAAGTTTCCACTTCTGTGAACAAGCAGGCATGA